One Novipirellula galeiformis DNA segment encodes these proteins:
- a CDS encoding metallophosphoesterase, giving the protein MLTPNRWWLILGAALIGHFGIHVAIYNRINGLGIPRQRIKRIVKVFFASAVSIPMIVGVLYFDSLKSVLIDGDATVHFPPLLNLYAVVCLASWIYLGIPWLLWRPILGIERVAAKRKVEVVDVPRVVNKPLALTAKCKFESKLPLNQIFDLAIEQITLPVEGLPEKLDGYRIAHLSDIHLTGDVHPDYAKYVVTRATQWQPDMMVITGDIIDRQPCVDWLPEIFAPAEARDGCFYVLGNHDTRIEDSRQTRHAMDLAGWTDLGTNSVTCQLRGQAVRIIGNEYPWFDRPQLEPHDGGEFRILVSHSPDQIWWARRHGIHLMMAGHTHGGQGRLPLIGPILSPSFHGSRFASGDFYKAPTTMHVSRGLGGVHLMRIHCRPELSLLTLRRTERSA; this is encoded by the coding sequence ATGCTTACGCCTAATCGATGGTGGTTGATCCTGGGGGCCGCTCTAATCGGGCACTTCGGGATTCATGTGGCGATTTACAATCGCATCAATGGCTTGGGGATTCCACGGCAGCGTATCAAACGAATCGTCAAGGTTTTTTTTGCATCGGCCGTCTCGATCCCCATGATCGTCGGAGTGTTGTACTTTGATTCTCTAAAAAGCGTGCTGATCGATGGCGATGCGACCGTGCACTTTCCACCGTTATTGAACCTTTATGCTGTCGTTTGCTTAGCGAGTTGGATTTACCTGGGGATTCCTTGGCTGCTGTGGCGTCCGATCCTCGGCATCGAGAGGGTGGCTGCGAAACGCAAAGTCGAGGTCGTCGATGTTCCACGTGTGGTCAACAAGCCGCTTGCGTTAACGGCGAAATGCAAGTTCGAATCCAAGTTGCCGCTGAACCAAATCTTTGACTTGGCGATCGAACAGATCACGCTGCCCGTCGAGGGATTACCGGAAAAATTGGACGGTTATCGGATCGCCCATTTAAGCGACATTCATTTAACCGGCGATGTGCATCCCGACTACGCCAAGTACGTCGTAACGCGGGCAACTCAGTGGCAGCCCGACATGATGGTGATTACGGGTGACATCATCGATCGGCAACCGTGTGTCGATTGGTTACCTGAGATTTTTGCTCCGGCCGAGGCACGCGATGGCTGCTTCTACGTGCTGGGCAATCATGACACGCGGATCGAAGACTCGCGACAAACACGTCATGCGATGGACTTGGCCGGGTGGACTGATCTGGGCACCAATTCCGTCACTTGCCAATTACGTGGTCAAGCGGTACGAATCATCGGCAATGAATACCCCTGGTTTGATCGACCGCAACTTGAGCCCCATGACGGCGGCGAGTTTCGGATTTTGGTCAGCCACAGCCCCGATCAAATTTGGTGGGCGCGACGGCACGGCATTCATCTGATGATGGCGGGGCACACGCATGGCGGGCAAGGACGATTGCCGTTGATCGGTCCGATCTTGAGTCCTAGTTTTCACGGTAGCCGATTTGCGTCGGGCGATTTCTACAAAGCACCGACCACGATGCATGTCTCGCGCGGGCTCGGCGGCGTCCACTTGATGCGCATTCATTGCCGCCCCGAACTGTCGCTGCTGACGCTGCGTCGGACAGAAAGATCCGCGTAA
- a CDS encoding SixA phosphatase family protein: protein MDDSQSRTHQKPRRLVLMRHAKSDWSGEGSADHERHLNERGRHDAPIMGAWLGELDCLPDVVLCSSATRTRETLQRMQDSFPSDPIVSYSDALYLATPETICSTIRSDHCDASTLMVIAHNPGLAHLVSQLAQQWIDMPTAAIAVFTLADEDWSKFRLSSTVELEHFMRPKAL from the coding sequence ATGGACGATTCCCAAAGTCGAACGCATCAAAAGCCGCGGCGTCTCGTCTTGATGCGGCATGCGAAAAGCGATTGGTCTGGCGAAGGGAGTGCCGATCATGAGCGTCATCTCAACGAGCGAGGGCGTCATGATGCCCCGATCATGGGCGCGTGGCTTGGCGAGCTCGATTGTCTGCCCGATGTTGTGCTCTGTTCCTCGGCAACCCGAACGCGAGAAACCCTCCAACGGATGCAGGACTCGTTTCCTTCGGATCCCATCGTCAGTTATAGCGACGCGTTGTACTTGGCCACGCCCGAAACGATTTGCAGCACCATTCGTTCGGACCATTGCGATGCTTCGACTTTGATGGTGATCGCTCACAACCCCGGTCTGGCACACCTGGTTTCCCAACTGGCTCAACAATGGATCGACATGCCCACCGCTGCGATTGCTGTTTTCACCTTAGCGGACGAGGACTGGAGCAAGTTTCGGCTCAGCAGCACGGTTGAACTTGAACATTTCATGCGACCCAAGGCGCTGTAG
- a CDS encoding DinB family protein: MNTETNSTIVPSLTQASEMLRGAIGQIQFARNYTLELLENTPQELWFTIPAGMPTNVAWQVGHLTVSQYGLLMFRIRGRGPDDLELIPGKFRKTYGRGTVPSADASSQPTPEELLDRLAQVHAQSMQVLEGVAPEVLLEAVDMPYAAYPIKLGAILFCPIHEGIHAGQLGLLRRMHGLESVR, encoded by the coding sequence ATGAATACCGAAACGAATAGCACGATCGTTCCTTCGCTGACGCAAGCTTCCGAGATGTTGCGTGGGGCGATCGGCCAGATCCAGTTTGCCCGCAACTACACCTTGGAGTTGCTCGAAAACACGCCACAAGAACTGTGGTTTACGATCCCCGCTGGGATGCCCACGAACGTCGCCTGGCAAGTGGGGCATCTAACGGTCAGCCAGTACGGGCTACTGATGTTTCGGATCCGCGGCCGCGGCCCGGATGATCTGGAATTGATACCGGGAAAATTTCGTAAAACGTACGGTCGCGGCACCGTTCCGAGCGCGGACGCCAGCTCGCAACCGACACCCGAGGAGCTGTTAGATCGACTTGCCCAAGTCCACGCTCAATCCATGCAGGTACTCGAGGGGGTTGCCCCAGAGGTGTTGCTCGAAGCGGTCGATATGCCCTACGCTGCTTACCCGATCAAACTCGGTGCGATCCTCTTCTGTCCGATCCACGAAGGCATTCACGCCGGACAACTCGGTCTCTTACGACGGATGCATGGCTTGGAATCGGTACGCTAA
- a CDS encoding biotin/lipoyl-binding protein, with amino-acid sequence MSVNQQTVEETKAQIRSLVNEIAALSKSGATAGEFYPELLSRIITALAAAGGAIWLLDEDRQLKLQYQINAEPSVLSGDTEDATRHTRLIQRVANTGQSLIVPPYSGTADGEAEGNPTRYLLVLGALKHDEQQDGLIEIFQRPDTAPDTQRGYLRFVQQMCELAADWLRGQKLQKLGDRQTLWQQADAFARASHESLDLMETAHIVANEGRRLIGCDRVSVAIKKGNKCTVRAISGQDTIENRSNIVSSLNQLATRVVAAGEPLWHDGSTEDLPPQIEEALEDYVDQSYGRSIAVLPLREPQRKLGAEADTGAAGEIDRDNAHRGEVIGALIIEQIESNIPTEIFHARCDLVYEHGTRAIANSMSHSNLFLMPVWRALGRATWVLRARTLPKTLAVVALVLAGILALVFIPKDFTLEAEGTLTPEIRREIFAPIDGEVVEVLVDHNSPVTIGQELVRLRNRDLEIQLTDIEGQIQTALAEKARNQGQLTQRKSLDPSERRALEGEVNELDTKRRVLIEKKQMLVDRAEQLIIRSPIDGIVTTWDVEKMLRSRPISTGQVLLEVADLRQPLFLKLELPEKREGHLDEYIDEHQSDELDVTYILATNPDVKLDATLKVAQISARAEPNEEHGAVIKMSAFPEQTALQALRPRPGAKVIAKVYCGRRSSGFVFFHEIYEWCCKFFF; translated from the coding sequence ATGTCGGTCAATCAACAAACCGTTGAGGAAACCAAAGCTCAGATCCGATCGCTGGTCAACGAGATTGCTGCGCTCTCGAAATCCGGGGCGACGGCCGGCGAGTTTTATCCTGAACTGCTTTCCCGCATCATCACTGCGCTGGCCGCTGCCGGCGGTGCCATTTGGTTGCTTGACGAAGATCGTCAGCTCAAGTTGCAGTATCAAATCAATGCGGAACCGAGCGTGTTGTCGGGGGACACCGAGGACGCGACTCGTCACACCCGGTTGATCCAGCGCGTCGCCAACACGGGCCAATCGCTGATCGTTCCGCCTTATTCGGGCACGGCCGACGGCGAGGCCGAAGGCAACCCAACCCGTTATCTGCTCGTCCTGGGCGCTCTGAAGCATGACGAGCAACAAGACGGTTTGATCGAGATTTTCCAACGTCCCGACACCGCGCCGGATACTCAGCGTGGTTACCTGCGGTTTGTTCAACAGATGTGTGAACTAGCCGCGGATTGGTTGCGCGGACAGAAGCTACAAAAGCTTGGGGACCGTCAAACGCTGTGGCAGCAAGCCGACGCGTTCGCGCGAGCGTCGCACGAGTCGCTCGACTTGATGGAAACCGCTCACATCGTTGCCAACGAGGGTCGTCGCTTGATCGGTTGCGACCGCGTAAGCGTGGCGATCAAAAAGGGGAACAAGTGCACGGTACGGGCGATCAGCGGTCAAGACACGATCGAGAATCGATCCAATATCGTCTCGTCGCTCAATCAACTTGCCACCCGTGTGGTCGCTGCGGGCGAGCCGCTTTGGCATGATGGATCGACCGAAGATTTGCCTCCCCAAATCGAAGAGGCGCTCGAAGACTACGTCGATCAATCTTACGGCCGCAGCATCGCTGTGCTGCCGCTTCGCGAACCGCAACGAAAACTCGGTGCCGAAGCGGACACCGGCGCCGCGGGTGAGATCGATCGCGACAACGCTCACCGCGGCGAAGTGATTGGGGCGTTGATCATCGAGCAAATCGAGAGCAACATTCCGACCGAAATCTTTCACGCCCGATGCGATTTGGTGTACGAGCACGGAACGCGTGCGATCGCCAACTCGATGTCGCATAGCAATTTGTTCTTGATGCCGGTGTGGCGGGCGTTAGGTCGTGCCACCTGGGTATTACGAGCGCGAACGTTACCAAAGACGCTCGCTGTGGTCGCTTTAGTGCTCGCCGGAATTCTCGCCTTGGTATTCATTCCTAAGGATTTCACACTCGAAGCCGAGGGAACGCTGACTCCGGAGATTCGCCGCGAGATTTTCGCGCCGATTGACGGCGAGGTGGTCGAAGTGTTGGTGGACCACAACTCACCCGTCACGATCGGCCAAGAACTGGTTCGTTTGCGAAACCGGGACTTGGAAATCCAGCTCACCGATATCGAAGGCCAAATTCAAACGGCGTTAGCGGAAAAGGCACGCAACCAGGGGCAATTGACCCAGCGAAAATCGCTCGACCCTTCCGAACGACGGGCGCTCGAAGGAGAAGTCAACGAGCTCGACACGAAACGCCGAGTGTTGATCGAAAAGAAACAAATGTTGGTGGATCGCGCCGAGCAATTGATTATTCGCTCGCCAATCGACGGAATCGTGACCACTTGGGACGTCGAAAAGATGTTGCGGAGTCGTCCGATTTCGACTGGCCAAGTGTTGTTGGAAGTCGCGGACCTGCGTCAGCCGTTGTTCCTCAAGTTAGAGCTGCCTGAAAAACGTGAAGGTCACTTGGACGAATATATCGACGAGCATCAGTCCGACGAGCTGGATGTGACCTACATTTTGGCGACCAACCCGGACGTGAAATTGGATGCAACGCTCAAAGTTGCCCAAATTTCGGCTCGGGCTGAACCGAACGAAGAGCATGGTGCGGTCATCAAAATGTCGGCATTTCCCGAACAAACCGCATTACAGGCATTGCGTCCGCGTCCCGGCGCGAAGGTGATCGCCAAGGTTTACTGCGGCCGCCGATCGAGTGGATTCGTGTTCTTTCACGAGATCTACGAATGGTGCTGTAAGTTCTTCTTTTAG
- a CDS encoding efflux RND transporter periplasmic adaptor subunit, with product MKTILITALALAFATPALAQTAPTSVAPTSAANEIHAENCMVKFIHNVDVPAEVDGKVMELKFDEGSTVAAGELMVVIDDTQAKFALELKKAEEKEALLNATNDVNLKDSKNAEDLARAELEAFKELRREGAIPFWELEKKRFEATRAELKIDLAEMQMQIAKVQFKAKENERQMAEYEIKKRRITAPFAGYVEARLAQLGEWVQPGTPVATLVQLDKLKVEGYVDALRYSDQVVKGMPAQVRVYREASNENAVTFNAKIDFVGSEIGLDKRYRVSVNIDNKQAGEQWLVKPGMRAEIIVLK from the coding sequence GTGAAAACAATCTTAATCACTGCACTCGCACTGGCGTTTGCCACTCCGGCTTTGGCTCAGACCGCCCCCACTTCGGTTGCACCCACTTCGGCTGCGAACGAAATTCACGCCGAGAATTGCATGGTGAAGTTCATTCACAATGTGGATGTTCCTGCGGAGGTCGATGGCAAGGTGATGGAACTAAAGTTCGATGAGGGCTCGACGGTTGCGGCTGGCGAATTGATGGTGGTCATCGACGACACCCAGGCCAAGTTCGCTTTGGAGCTGAAGAAAGCCGAGGAGAAGGAAGCCCTGCTCAATGCCACCAACGACGTCAATTTGAAGGATTCCAAGAACGCCGAAGATCTCGCCAGAGCGGAACTTGAAGCGTTCAAGGAGCTGCGTCGCGAAGGAGCCATTCCCTTCTGGGAACTCGAAAAGAAACGTTTTGAGGCGACCCGCGCGGAGCTAAAAATTGACTTGGCGGAAATGCAAATGCAGATCGCCAAGGTTCAATTCAAAGCCAAAGAAAACGAACGCCAAATGGCCGAGTACGAGATCAAGAAACGCCGCATCACGGCTCCCTTTGCTGGCTACGTCGAAGCTCGTCTTGCCCAACTTGGTGAATGGGTGCAACCGGGAACCCCGGTCGCGACCTTGGTTCAATTGGACAAATTGAAAGTCGAGGGTTACGTCGATGCACTGCGTTATTCCGACCAAGTGGTCAAAGGCATGCCCGCCCAGGTGCGGGTGTATCGCGAAGCGAGCAATGAAAACGCAGTGACCTTTAATGCCAAAATCGACTTCGTCGGCAGCGAGATTGGCTTGGACAAACGCTACCGAGTCTCGGTCAATATCGACAACAAACAAGCTGGCGAACAATGGTTGGTCAAGCCAGGAATGCGAGCCGAAATCATCGTGCTTAAGTAA
- a CDS encoding hemolysin D produces the protein MATLAESLVSSSSRPLTVRKRPDLTASRHRYQGTGYWVVKEPVGLQYFRFHEEEYFILNMLDGHVSLQQIKDGFEQRFAPQKITFGDLQQFIGMLHRSGLVISNSPGQGKALRERGRKKKNKEVMGKMSNVFALRFRGFDPEKILNTILPWFGWIFTVPALIFFLGLCGAAGLLLASQYETVYAKLPTFHQFFAADRWLILAITMALVKVLHEFGHGLSCKKFGGECHEIGFMLLVFTPCLYCNVSDSWMLPNKWKRVWIGAGGIYVEMILASIAAFVWWFSEQGTTINDLCLNMMFLNVVSTVLVNGNPLLRFDGYYILMDFLEIPNLRQKSTEVLKRWFQETCLGLELQDDPFMPTRGKLMFGLFTIASVIYRWVVVFSICWFVIKVLEPYGLQAVGRMVAVVGFFGLVAQPVIQTWKFCRTPGRLSKVKRGRLLATLAIAGLVIAAVIKIELPHHVDCALEIRPSQAGAVYAGTPGRIAWTVQPGAEVRVGDKIAILENPDLEIRLADYRGEEEVETVKLRNLSLRSSYDPSLKARIETQVELIHSLASVRAKTEEELERLVIRANRDGFVLPPPERDSQDAGDGRLPGWTGSPLDERNRGAMLTADDLICEIGSRDAFEAVLVIDQGDDQLVREGQAVEMLLDSNRMKKFSGRISEKSNDPLKATSSSMASQTGGDLQTEIDPTTGMIKPRSVSYQARVPLEHDEMSFRPGYRGSAKVHVDPMSLGARLWRVIAKTFNFEF, from the coding sequence ATGGCCACACTTGCTGAATCACTCGTAAGCAGCTCATCACGGCCGCTGACAGTGCGCAAACGACCTGATTTGACGGCGAGTCGACATCGCTATCAAGGCACAGGTTATTGGGTGGTCAAGGAACCGGTGGGATTACAGTACTTTCGTTTTCATGAGGAAGAGTACTTCATCCTAAACATGCTCGATGGGCACGTCAGTCTGCAGCAGATTAAGGATGGATTCGAGCAGCGTTTTGCTCCGCAAAAGATCACGTTTGGTGACTTGCAACAATTCATTGGCATGTTGCACCGCAGCGGATTGGTGATCAGTAATTCGCCGGGGCAAGGCAAAGCACTGCGCGAGCGCGGTCGCAAAAAGAAGAACAAAGAAGTGATGGGCAAGATGTCCAACGTGTTCGCATTGCGATTCCGCGGCTTCGATCCCGAGAAGATACTCAATACGATTTTGCCTTGGTTTGGTTGGATCTTTACCGTTCCAGCGCTAATCTTTTTTCTTGGCTTGTGTGGGGCCGCTGGGCTGCTGCTGGCCAGTCAATACGAGACCGTTTACGCGAAATTGCCGACCTTTCACCAGTTTTTTGCTGCTGATCGTTGGTTGATTCTGGCCATCACGATGGCGCTGGTAAAAGTGCTTCACGAGTTTGGTCACGGGTTGAGTTGTAAAAAGTTCGGTGGGGAATGCCACGAGATCGGCTTCATGTTGCTGGTCTTTACGCCGTGTTTGTATTGCAACGTTTCCGACTCGTGGATGTTGCCGAACAAATGGAAGCGTGTTTGGATCGGAGCGGGCGGGATCTATGTCGAGATGATCTTGGCGTCGATCGCAGCGTTTGTGTGGTGGTTTAGTGAACAAGGCACCACGATCAACGACTTGTGTTTGAACATGATGTTTTTGAACGTCGTCAGCACGGTCTTGGTGAATGGTAACCCGCTGTTGCGGTTCGACGGTTACTACATCTTGATGGATTTTTTAGAGATCCCGAACCTGCGTCAAAAGAGCACCGAAGTGCTGAAGCGTTGGTTCCAAGAAACCTGTCTCGGTTTAGAGTTACAAGACGATCCGTTCATGCCCACGCGGGGCAAGTTGATGTTCGGGTTGTTCACGATCGCCAGTGTGATTTATCGCTGGGTCGTGGTGTTTTCGATTTGTTGGTTCGTGATCAAAGTACTCGAACCTTATGGACTTCAAGCGGTGGGACGGATGGTGGCCGTGGTCGGATTCTTCGGCCTGGTGGCGCAACCGGTGATTCAAACGTGGAAGTTCTGTCGTACGCCTGGGAGATTATCAAAAGTGAAACGTGGCCGTCTGTTGGCGACATTGGCGATCGCCGGGCTGGTTATCGCTGCCGTCATTAAAATTGAACTTCCCCACCATGTGGATTGTGCGTTGGAGATTCGTCCTAGCCAAGCTGGTGCGGTCTATGCCGGAACCCCGGGACGCATCGCATGGACGGTCCAACCGGGGGCCGAAGTTCGTGTGGGCGACAAGATTGCGATCTTAGAGAACCCCGATCTTGAGATTCGCTTGGCCGATTACCGCGGCGAAGAGGAGGTGGAGACCGTCAAGCTGCGGAATCTGTCGCTGCGGAGCAGTTATGATCCTTCCCTCAAGGCGAGGATTGAAACTCAGGTGGAATTGATTCATTCGCTGGCCTCGGTGCGTGCAAAAACCGAAGAAGAGTTAGAGCGATTGGTGATTCGCGCCAACCGCGACGGATTTGTCTTGCCACCGCCGGAACGTGATTCCCAAGATGCCGGCGACGGACGATTGCCTGGTTGGACCGGTTCGCCGCTGGATGAACGAAATCGTGGAGCGATGTTGACGGCCGATGACCTGATTTGCGAGATAGGCAGCCGTGATGCGTTTGAAGCGGTATTGGTGATCGACCAAGGCGACGACCAATTGGTACGCGAAGGCCAAGCGGTGGAAATGCTACTCGATTCCAATCGTATGAAAAAGTTCAGCGGACGCATCTCCGAAAAATCCAACGATCCACTCAAAGCAACCTCGTCCTCGATGGCGAGCCAGACCGGAGGCGACTTGCAAACCGAGATTGATCCGACCACCGGAATGATCAAGCCACGCAGTGTGTCTTATCAAGCACGGGTTCCGTTGGAGCACGACGAAATGTCCTTCCGACCTGGCTATCGAGGTAGCGCGAAAGTACACGTCGATCCGATGTCATTAGGAGCTCGCTTGTGGCGCGTGATTGCCAAGACATTCAATTTTGAATTCTAG
- a CDS encoding DUF3467 domain-containing protein, which yields MADDTKTPAAEAAAGAAAPAEQAQTQQQQPVQVQVADDNAMACYANFCRVTGSPEELIIDFGLNPQPIGVPKDPIQVKQRIIVNFFTAKRLLAALQMSVARHESVFGVLETDINKRVRPGLNQQQTPPAQKS from the coding sequence ATGGCAGACGATACGAAAACCCCTGCAGCAGAAGCAGCAGCGGGTGCTGCAGCACCTGCGGAGCAAGCACAGACACAGCAACAACAGCCTGTGCAAGTCCAAGTGGCGGACGATAACGCAATGGCATGCTACGCCAACTTTTGCCGCGTCACCGGATCGCCTGAAGAGTTGATCATCGACTTCGGTTTGAACCCACAACCGATCGGCGTTCCTAAGGACCCCATTCAAGTCAAGCAACGCATCATCGTGAACTTCTTCACTGCGAAGCGTTTGTTGGCGGCATTGCAAATGTCAGTGGCTCGTCACGAGTCGGTCTTCGGCGTGTTGGAAACCGATATCAACAAACGAGTTCGTCCCGGCTTGAATCAACAACAGACCCCACCTGCACAAAAGAGCTAG
- a CDS encoding MFS transporter, whose amino-acid sequence MDRVDRDRTVSASTSTSAWAPLQIPLYRTFWFASLAANLGTWIHEVGAGWLMASLDPSPQMVAAVRTVMAAPIIFLAIPVGVLGDRIDRRRMLILTQFVLCACTATLALLTFSGIITANLLLVFTFIIGLGMVVHVPIWQASIPELVPKNQLARAIALGSISFNLARAVGPAVGGVLIALAGVWTSFALNAMSFAGVMFVLLSWKRARRESSRGLSFRLSMYQGLRYVAKNLAMRHTMLGVVLFVWPASALWSLLPLVAKEHLRWGASGFGFLVGCMGAGAVLAAWLLPHFQRARGADQTIAISMVGFAGGLALLANVTNGILVCTATLIMGASWMMTLTTLNSTAQMTLPSRMRARGMGCYLTAMAFSMSSGSIAWGQLAEATSITTAQTTAAAILIVAAAASLKFRVGDSW is encoded by the coding sequence ATGGATCGAGTTGACCGCGATCGTACCGTGTCGGCTTCGACATCAACATCGGCATGGGCACCCTTACAGATCCCGCTGTACCGCACGTTTTGGTTCGCGTCGCTGGCCGCGAATTTGGGGACATGGATTCACGAGGTGGGTGCGGGATGGTTGATGGCGAGTCTAGATCCTTCACCGCAAATGGTTGCTGCAGTGCGGACCGTGATGGCGGCCCCGATCATTTTCTTAGCCATTCCGGTGGGGGTATTGGGGGACCGAATCGATCGTCGACGGATGTTGATTCTGACTCAGTTTGTGCTCTGTGCCTGTACCGCGACGTTGGCCTTGCTGACATTTAGCGGGATCATTACCGCGAATTTGCTGCTGGTGTTCACCTTCATCATCGGTTTAGGGATGGTGGTACACGTCCCCATCTGGCAAGCATCGATCCCCGAACTGGTGCCGAAAAATCAACTCGCCCGAGCGATAGCGTTGGGTAGCATTAGTTTCAATCTCGCTCGCGCGGTGGGGCCCGCCGTCGGTGGAGTCTTGATAGCGTTGGCGGGCGTTTGGACGTCGTTTGCACTCAACGCGATGTCGTTTGCCGGCGTGATGTTTGTGTTGTTGTCCTGGAAACGAGCGCGTCGGGAATCCTCGCGGGGGCTGTCGTTTCGTTTGTCGATGTACCAAGGGCTGCGTTATGTGGCGAAGAACCTTGCGATGCGGCATACGATGCTCGGGGTGGTCTTATTCGTGTGGCCCGCTAGCGCGTTGTGGTCGCTGTTGCCTTTGGTCGCGAAGGAGCATCTTCGTTGGGGGGCGAGCGGATTTGGATTTTTGGTCGGATGTATGGGGGCCGGAGCGGTATTGGCCGCTTGGTTGTTACCCCATTTTCAGCGCGCTCGAGGCGCCGACCAAACGATTGCGATCTCGATGGTCGGGTTCGCCGGAGGATTGGCCCTGCTCGCCAATGTGACAAATGGAATTTTGGTTTGCACCGCAACCTTGATCATGGGAGCCAGTTGGATGATGACCTTGACGACGCTGAATTCGACGGCCCAGATGACATTGCCGAGTCGGATGCGAGCGCGAGGGATGGGATGCTATTTAACGGCGATGGCGTTTTCGATGAGCAGTGGATCGATCGCTTGGGGGCAGCTTGCCGAAGCGACATCGATCACGACGGCACAAACAACCGCTGCGGCGATTTTAATAGTTGCGGCGGCGGCGAGTCTGAAGTTTCGCGTGGGCGATTCGTGGTAG
- the nth gene encoding endonuclease III encodes MKKQERADRVRQRLAELYPDPPIPLDHCDEFTLLIAVLLSAQCTDKKVNEVTPDLFHVGGSPAAMIELGQEEILRLIRPIGLSATKSKSIYNLSQLLIERHQGEVPRTFEELEALPGVGHKTASVVMAQAFGVPAFPVDTHIHRLAQRWGLSSGKNVVETERDLKKLFPESSWNDLHLQIIFYGREHCTARSCDGTKCGLCVELYPNRKRPVVWKKP; translated from the coding sequence TTGAAAAAACAGGAACGCGCCGATCGAGTTCGTCAACGACTAGCGGAGTTGTACCCCGATCCCCCCATCCCACTCGATCACTGCGATGAGTTCACGCTCTTGATCGCGGTCCTGCTGAGTGCCCAGTGCACCGACAAGAAAGTCAACGAAGTCACCCCTGATCTCTTTCACGTCGGCGGTTCGCCGGCGGCCATGATCGAACTCGGTCAAGAAGAAATTTTGCGTTTGATTCGTCCCATCGGTCTCTCCGCCACCAAATCGAAAAGCATTTACAACTTGTCGCAATTGTTGATCGAGCGACATCAGGGCGAGGTGCCGAGAACCTTCGAAGAGCTCGAAGCCTTACCCGGTGTAGGGCATAAAACGGCCTCGGTCGTGATGGCTCAAGCCTTTGGGGTGCCTGCGTTCCCGGTCGACACCCACATCCATCGACTCGCTCAACGCTGGGGACTTTCGAGTGGAAAGAATGTCGTCGAAACCGAACGCGACCTAAAGAAACTGTTTCCCGAATCGTCGTGGAACGACTTGCATCTGCAAATCATTTTCTATGGCCGCGAACATTGTACCGCCCGCAGCTGTGACGGTACCAAGTGTGGTCTGTGTGTGGAGTTGTATCCCAACCGAAAGAGACCGGTGGTTTGGAAAAAACCCTAG